One Leishmania major strain Friedlin complete genome, chromosome 29 DNA segment encodes these proteins:
- a CDS encoding conserved hypothetical protein (previous protein_id=AAZ09726.1) — MDSTDRKADKALVAPPKMDSAVKGAKPGSFALSDVVTGYAGAEDGPLVQQLPMPSHIMPYYGQYPAMCALPPGAAPMGFPMPPQTGVGSPQMWMPGMVPPPPGANPNATLTPHPYVSQYGAGAQPVMYMPMSYSYPPCMAATAVTPAAAMGASFNGQQPAKPAPQGATPPYTSTMAAPPHPHSNAAETPVLSSPFMDASSANSTAPALPVAPVPVPVPSMTPIEFSVMPLMPNTKLPPGDPFCPAGATVPSQYATASAACFSDAAAVDASLSPRPHPSNGVTNDFPTMSQQGESQTIGVAAAAGLSVS; from the coding sequence aTGGACTCCACCGATCGGAAGGCTGACAAGGCGCTTGTGGCACCCCCGAAGATGGATAGTGCAGTCAAGGGCGCGAAGCCTGGCTCGTTTGCCCTCAGCGACGTCGTTACCGGCTATGCAGGCGCTGAAGACGGCCCActtgtgcagcagcttccAATGCCGTCACATATAATGCCGTACTACGGGCAGTATCCTGCCATgtgcgctctccctcctggTGCCGCGCCGATGGGATTTCCCATGCCGCCGCAAACCGGCGTCGGCTCACCGCAAATGTGGATGCCCGGCATGGTGCCACCCCCACCTGGCGCAAATCCGAACGCGACTCTCACGCCCCATCCCTACGTATCGCAGTATGGTGCCGGTGCACAGCCGGTGATGTACATGCCGATGTCATATAGCTACCCGCCGTGCATGGCAGCAACTGCGGTCACTCCTGCCGCGGCAATGGGAGCCTCCTTCAACGGGCAACAGCCCGCGAagccggcgccgcagggAGCGACGCCCCCATACACTTCCACAATGgctgcacctcctcatcCGCATTCGAACGCCGCCGAAACACCGGTGCTATCTTCACCTTTCATGGACGCATCATCAGCGAACAGCACAGCACCGGCACTCCCAGTTGCGCCGGTGCCCGTGCCCGTGCCGAGCATGACTCCCATCGAGTTCTCCGTGATGCCACTGATGCCTAACACCAAGCTGCCACCTGGCGACCCGTTCTGTCCAGCAGGTGCGACAGTACCGTCACAATACGCGACTGCGTCTGCTGCCTGCTTCTcggatgccgctgccgttgatGCGTCACTGTCGCCGCGACCGCATCCCAGCAACGGTGTGACGAACGACTTCCCGACTATGTCGCAGCAGGGTGAGTCGCAGACAATcggtgtggcggcggcggctggccTAAGCGTATCCTAG
- a CDS encoding conserved hypothetical protein (previous protein_id=AAZ09727.1) — protein sequence MWFSKARRAFCLSAYRRSPSFLELYGRARSTEVAAAPLAPQPSCSTAPVDEGWERCQALLQHFQAHVYIHPGHVPVQLCRETLRGIEQVLASSPARRSTAARRLWMDALALHSHLPRHDVRAAADVASVLLFSDQAQLGCRVCLQAASHPQFLQALRSEAELTGCLRLLSVYSMCACDSRAGFSAHWAAVLADSLGEAKRVIAAADKSKRAPMAHAMEVLAWSLDWLHHHSCTSDRDALEALKTTLPRWLPFLFDECDAATATPSWQSLAVLPPRWLLAMATHAESDSDAATLERLLRHALGREEQCHGYAVFQLSSRVASLLVRRFPHHPSAAHAVAALGTALQCSSLIPYGTTREGFDKALGVLTRMSGAQPYFAMQELLRSHSVEAAAKIQEQHGDRLTGNADLNWSTALTFTMRQVEAANPHWRVYLPETLRLLSDAGKSKQFWSLLQEYNAADAAANISVAASLSRTMQLSGRWWHAMEVLDLLAGALPPRDATEDQLMTSACAETLRALLQAKRWQEALRVFLVVGDALPPTESAVVSRLLTSMSMSAPWRAALAAAAEKGLASDTTRIILRCLHAGASTAVLSYYHQQKMAAPIFAQHGRWDLVRTLVEQRPTDVSLWRALVQAMEHCADAVDEPTAATVFPVPLPQGHWDDMSFVNAFARLCVQRGWLSLLSSHLSCLLAPGVSPATPVSRLRVEYEHLLRFLQLNRLPPAQFAFTDSYVVHQFISCVTSRRVSVVAKLPAASASTKRQASAHLRVPYENLSAPRLEGDGTSTVRATSTRASTCLKEHCVCSSARGLIVGYKVPASALFASASGLLKVLGNSGVYCLAYHMSVASSGLFLLYPASASLTWYSVKLRVRLCVAVVPAAPYVPLLATSFFDRYAMRWRSGEGDRHEVEALLVAASGQEVPRAWRSLKMDLNAEGWGPVEPEAGAGDMYHILELQVSHRAPTNEGDAIPADVQVFACRERSLRPLSADASEAAEWGL from the coding sequence ATGTGGTTCTCAAAGGCCCGGCGAGCTTTTTGCCTTTCGGCGTACCGGCGGTCTCCATCGTTCCTCGAACTCTACGGCCGTGCGCGTTCGACAGAagtggctgcggcgccgctggcaccACAACCATCGTGCAGCACTGCACCTGTGGATGAGGGGTGGGAAAGGTgccaggcgctgctgcagcacttTCAAGCACATGTGTACATCCACCCGGGCCACGTGCCAGTGCAGCTATGCAGAGAGACGCTGAGGGGCATCGAACAGGTGCTCGCGTCAtcgccggcgcgccgctccaccgcggcCCGCAGACTCTGGATGGACGCGCTTGCGCTGCATTCGCACTTGCCGAGGCATGACGTTAGGGCAGCGGCTGACGTGGCGAGCGTGCTGCTTTTTTCCGACCAAGCCCAGCTTGGCTGCCGTGTGTGTTTGCAGGCTGCTAGCCATCCCCAGTTCCTTCAAGCACTccgcagcgaggcggagctTACGGGCTGCCTGCGTCTTCTCAGCGTATATTccatgtgcgcgtgcgactCGCGTGCGGGTTTCTCCGCCCACTGGGCGGCCGTCCTCGCTGACTCCCTGGGCGAGGCGAAGCGTGtcatcgccgcggcggatAAGTCTAAGAGGGCACCCATGGCACACGCAATGGAGGTGCTGGCGTGGTCGCTAGACTGGCTGCATCACCACAGTTGCACGTCAGACAGAGACGCACTCGAGGCGCTGAAAACGACGCTTCCTCGGTGGCTTCCGTTTCTCTTTGACGAGTGtgacgccgccaccgcgacgccgtcgtggcAGTCGCTGGCGGTTTTGCCGCCGCGTTGGCTGCTCGCGATGGCCACACACGCGgagagcgacagcgacgctgcAACTCTGGAAAGGttgctgcgccacgcctTGGGCAGGGAGGAGCAGTGCCACGGCTACGCCGTGTTTCAGCTCTCCTCTCGCGTCGCCAGTCTCCTCGTGCGCCGCTTCCCCCACCATCCGAGCGCCGCTCATGCGGTCGCTGCGCTGGGCACCGCCTTGCAGTGCTCATCACTGATCCCGTACGGTACAACGCGAGAGGGCTTCGACAAGGCCCTTGGAGTGCTTACCCGCATGTCTGGGGCGCAACCTTATTTTGCCATGCAAGAACTGCTGCGCAGCCActcggtggaggcggcggcaaaAATACAAGAGCAGCATGGCGACCGACTCACTGGAAACGCTGACCTCAACTGGAGCACGGCCCTCACCTTTACAATGCGGCAGGTAGAGGCGGCTAACCCTCACTGGCGCGTGTATCTCCCAGAGACGCTGCGGCTTCTCAGCGATGCTGGCAAGTCAAAGCAGTTTTGGAGCCTTCTGCAAGAGTACAATGCAGCGGACGCAGCCGCCAACATctccgtggcggcgtcgctaAGCCGCACGATGCAGCTTAGTGGGAGATGGTGGCACGCGATGGAGGTGTTGGACCTGCTCGCCGGCGCGCTACCGCCCCGGGACGCCACAGAGGATCAGTTGATGACGAGTGCATGCGCCGAGACACTGCGGGCGCTGTTGCAGGCGAAACGGTGgcaagaggcgctgcgtgtgtTCCTGGTAGTGGGCGATGCGCTTCCGCCGACAGAATCGGCCGTCGTCTCCAGGTTGCTCACGTCGATGTCGATGTCGGCCCCTTGGAGAGCGGCgctggctgcagcggcagagaagggacTGGCTTCCGACACCACTCGGATCATTCTGCGCTGTTTGCATGCCGGCGCATCGACAGCCGTCCTGTCATACTATCACCAACAGAAGATGGCTGCACCCATCTTTGCTCAACACGGTCGGTGGGATCTTGTGCGCACCCTTGTTGAGCAGCGTCCCACCGACGTGTCACTGTGGCGTGCCCTTGTGCAGGCAATGGAGCACTGCGCAGACGCTGTGGATGagccgacggcggccaccGTCTTCCCTGTGCCGCTTCCGCAAGGCCACTGGGATGACATGTCCTTTGTGAACGCATTTGCGCGTCTCTGTGTGCAGCGAGGCTGGCTGTCCCTCCTTTCGTCGCACCTGTCCTGCCTTCTTGCTCCAGGAGTCTCCCCTGCCACGCCGGTGTCGCGCCTTCGAGTGGAGTACGAACACCTCCTCCGCTTTCTCCAGTTGAATCGCTTGCCCCCAGCCCAGTTTGCCTTTACCGACTCGTACGTTGTCCACCAGTTCATATCGTGTGTGACGAGCCGACGCGTGTCTGTAGTGGCGAAACTaccggcggcgtctgcgaGCACTAAGCGGCAAGCCTCCGCCCACCTGCGCGTCCCTTACGAGAACCTGAGTGCGCCACGCCTAGAGGGCGACGGTACTTCAACCGTGCGGGCCACATCCACTCGCGCTAGCACGTGCCTCAAGGAGCACTGCGTTTGCAGCAGTGCGAGGGGTCTGATAGTCGGCTACAAAGTGCCCGCATCCGCTCTCTTTGCGTCTGCGAGTGGCCTCCTGAAGGTTCTGGGCAACAGCGGAGTGTACTGTCTTGCGTACCACATGTCAGTCGCGAGCAGTGGCCTTTTTCTGCTCTATCCCGCCTCTGCCAGTCTCACGTGGTACTCCGTgaagctgcgcgtgcgcctaTGCGTGGCAGtggtgccggcagcgccgtacGTGCCACTGCTCGCAACATCGTTTTTCGACCGCTATGCGatgaggtggcgcagcggtgaGGGCGATCGCCACGAGGTGGAGGCTCTCTTGGTTGCTGCGAGTGGGCAAGAGGTGCCACGCGCGTGGCGGTCTCTCAAGATGGATCTGAACGCAGAGGGATGGGGACCGGTTGAGCCCGAGGCAGGAGCCGGAGACATGTATCACATCCTGGAGCTCCAGGTCTCACACCGCGCGCCGACCAATGAAGGCGATGCGATACCAGCAGACGTGCAGGTGTTTGCGTGTCGCGAGCGTTCACTGAGACCCCTGAGCGCGGACGCtagcgaggcggcggagtggGGCTTGTGA
- a CDS encoding conserved hypothetical protein (previous protein_id=AAZ09728.1) codes for MPSQTIVVGPQADAHATTLAAALEHAAPGDTIVVSPGVFEETVHLPFNVTITAAPVPEDSDDTNAAHATIIGTVIISANVTLDGLEVRGMADVRKGHAILEKCDVHHGSDGVRVHLGATATVRNCRVHHCIAGGDGVYFMAGSFGEVTQTDIFECRVNALHVQSSEAVLRENRIRDCTFGVYYEKKASGLCEQNTIEHVRKFGLYVTDGSDPVIRDNTVRWCGILCFFASKGGRGTCSGNTFEGSLHVLADCFVHLTENHVSGTADIDVAASSVKVAG; via the coding sequence ATGCCCTCGCAGACCATCGTCGTCGGGCCCCAGGCGGATGCTCACGCCACCACCCTGGCGGCAGCACTGGAGCACGCGGCGCCAGGTGACACGATCGTAGTCTCCCCCGGCGTCTTTGAGGAGACGGTTCACCTTCCCTTCAACGTCACGATTACGGCAGCGCCGGTACCGGAGGATTCGGATGACACCAATGCCGCACATGCCACCATCATCGGCACTGTGATCATCTCTGCGAACGTAACGCTAGATGGACTAGAGGTGCGTGGGATGGCGGATGTGCGCAAAGGGCACGCCATTCTCGAAAAGTGTGATGTCCATCACGGCTCTGATGGCGTACGCGTCCACCTGggtgccactgccaccgTGCGCAACTGTCGCGTCCACCACTGCATCgccggcggtgacggcgtgtACTTCATGGCCGGCTCGTTTGGAGAGGtgacacagacagacattTTCGAGTGCCGCGTGAATGCACTTCATGTCCAGAGCAGCgaggccgtgctgcgcgagaacCGCATCCGGGACTGCACGTTCGGCGTCTACTATGAAAAGAAAGCGTCCGGGCTGTGTGAGCAGAACACCATTGAGCACGTCCGCAAGTTCGGCCTCTACGTCACAGACGGCAGCGACCCGGTCATCCGCGACAACACCGTGCGCTGGTGTGGGATATTATGCTTCTTTGCGTCGAAGGGCGGTCGCGGCACATGCAGCGGGAACACGTTTGAGGGCTCCCTTCACGTGCTCGCCGACTGCTTTGTGCACCTAACGGAGAACCATGTCAGTGGTACAGCAGACATCGACGTGGCCGCGTCGTCGGTCAAGGTTGCAGGGTGA
- a CDS encoding putative serine/threonine protein kinase (previous protein_id=AAZ09729.1), which produces MSLRSAMHASDVDDAGRALQSTQRSVVSISRLTNEMSEVCDMSEGSFGVVKCYRHDSDKLEYAVKQTKRPICGESNLQQQLQEIYALSSFPHRHIVRYFDGWVEDRAVFVRLEKLDDCVASLPPPVSESVLTAMLHQTSTALYELHSHGVLHMDVKPENILTRQLDADTFIFKLCDFGLARPLNGRDSVTGEHFLGLNDDDGDRRYMSPELLKNLQDVVGPPADMYALGKTCEAMMTATEDPSNTSARHLESYSPAFTALIESMLREDPARRPSAFQVVQATLPERLLGDGRLLELQCRLDAIRCEISELDASDNDVMSSPRS; this is translated from the coding sequence ATGTCCCTTCGGTCTGCGATGCACGCGAGTGATGTGGACGACGCAGGACGGGCGCTACAAAGCACACAACGCTCCGTTGTATCCATTAGTCGCCTGACGAATGAAATGAGCGAAGTGTGCGACATGTCGGAGGGCTCGTTCGGTGTGGTGAAGTGTTACCGTCACGACTCCGACAAGCTCGAATACGCTGTCAAGCAGACAAAGCGCCCCATTTGCGGTGAGTCGAatcttcagcagcagctacaAGAGATTTATGCGCTGAGCTCCTTTCCACACCGACACATCGTTCGCTACTTTGATGGATGGGTCGAGGACCGCGCCGTCTTTGTGCGGCTGGAGAAGCTGGATGACTGCGTGGCATCGTTGCCGCCTCCGGTGAGTGAGAGTGTGCTCACAGCAATGCTCCATCAGACATCTACAGCTCTCTACGAGTTGCACTCCCACGGCGTTCTGCACATGGATGTGAAGCCGGAGAACATCTTGACACGTCAGCTCGATGCTGACACGTTCATCTTCAAGCTGTGCGATTTCGGTCTGGCGCGTCCCCTCAATGGCAGGGACTCGGTGACAGGGGAACACTTTCTCGGACTCAACGATGACGATGGTGACCGGCGGTACATGAGCCCAGAGCTCCTGAAAAACCTGCAAGACGTCGTTGGCCCACCTGCTGACATGTACGCCCTCGGAAAAACCTGCGAGGCGATGATGACCGCCACGGAGGACCCCTCGAATACCAGTGCCAGACATCTCGAGAGCTACTCGCCAGCCTTCACTGCGCTGATCGAGTCGATGCTGCGCGAAGATCCTGCTCGCCGCCCCAGCGCCTTTCAGGTTGTACAAGCGACGCTTCCAGAGAGGCTCCTGGGCGACGGACGGCTGCTAGagctgcagtgccgcctTGACGCCATTCGCTGCGAAATTTCTGAACTGGACGCATCTGACAATGACGTCATGTCATCTCCGCGCAGTTGA
- a CDS encoding conserved hypothetical protein (previous protein_id=AAZ09725.1) — translation MSLMPGYPVPRDQWVESAEACAACSKRFTFFAFKENCPCCGRLFCSSCLSAQCTLFPTAPPKAVCLDCFRKAQDWRLSQLEQQQQQQATTQADVGAAAAPLSTSMEVLESKLSALEEEFDRAKANARHLREENDSLIDLLAAKDSCIAKLRDKLMETGVSAGTVAQSAEKLQAELQEAKDEKESFERRLKEAEQIAASAAQANEAMKAQIQEHMQAKAEWESLEAKLKSEARKAEDMLAQSLEEVSELRTAMKSTNAHSEEQIKQLTAQLQSTVEANAHLQRDYDRNVVALRTAEETRIASDAHHDEELQRLREHLATATAALAQAQERYERQPMGAMKASDDAATAIAAEKQREIDTLNEQLTLSSAAAQRLQGELDRAVKEIARLREEAALKAEAASTLTSELRTQLEAEGRAAQQEVLRQQEANARLRADLEEKGRLVTKLQRDCLRAATTARAQLDDLHGKLAETKVTYEEGQRSWQAWLGELRAALEVVMQQGAVEVAATSASSTGAGMNGGGTTKSRWAQPTIIEELQYPCVADLDVRAIEPVPGLELWEFDTVAEAQRGGEADVLLRVGHQIALDLHLFPDRTSLHRWACLLATVQANYRANQYHNRVHAADVLQGVYAMICSCPGLLPHMTTVEKRAVVFAAAVHDIRHPGRSEVFLKNTFDATYVHYNGLQVLEQMHTATAFHLLATPELDFTRGNMDDTEALEFHGLVAALIGCTFMGRHASLMEQWSRPLQDGKTYDMAVTADRQQVLSLFLHAADIGAQARGLTVARKWLGIVEEMRAQGDDEAARGLPLSPGSSRSASLERGQIFFMEMFVVPLFDLVHQMFPSIESPMRNLRTVHAHYCAALQETRAFPPPVQYRTATQPASHTTETSRAEALGIREAAVRKQEKAVKQSINQLREATAAVAGREKLLREREVALMRAEAALKSPRNEKPSVTTPIDEEELLRAIAAVMAREAEVQRRVADVETMTAALEERETIASRLSEQLAAIAEKINRRRRVLRYREARVRELEAAFRGERGADLSSSDYITGHMCRAVAKPLSTAAPLERMSPSSVKVVKLESALEKLTSALRYM, via the coding sequence ATGTCTCTCATGCCCGGGTACCCGGTGCCCCGCGATCAGTGGGTGGAGTCTGCCGAGGCCTGTGCGGCGTGTAGCAAGCGGTTCACCTTTTTTGCGTTCAAAGAGAACTGCCCGTGCTGCGGACGACTCTTCTGCTCCTCGTGCCTCTCCGCGCAGTGCACACTTTTTCCGACGGCGCCACCCAAGGCCGTCTGCCTTGACTGCTTTCGGAAAGCTCAAGACTGGCGTCTTTCtcagctcgagcagcagcagcagcagcaggccaCAACGCAAGCGGACGtgggcgccgcggcagcccctctctccacctcGATGGAGGTGCTAGAGTCGAAGCTGAGCGCACTCGAGGAGGAGTTCGACCGCGCAAAAGCAAACGCCCGTCATCTTCGCGAGGAGAACGACTCCCTCATTGATCTTCTTGCTGCCAAAGACTCCTGCATTGCAAAGCTGAGGGACAAGCTCATGGAGACTGGCGTCTCGGCCGGCACTGTTGCGCAGTCGGCAGAGAAGCTGCAGGCGGAGTTGCAGGAAGCAAAGGATGAGAAGGAGAGTTTTGAGCGACGGCTCAAGGAGGCTGAGCAGATAGCAGCAAGTGCTGCTCAGGCTAACGAGGCCATGAAAGCACAGATCCAGGAACACATgcaggcgaaggcggagTGGGAGTCGTTGGAGGCCAAGCTGAAATCCGAGGCGCGGAAGGCAGAGGACATGCTCGCGCAAAGTCTAGAGGAAGTGAGCGAATTGCGGACAGCAATGAAGTCTACGAATGCCCACAGTGAGGAGCAGATCAAGCAGCTGACTGCCCAGCTGCAGTCGACGGTAGAGGCGAACGCGCATCTTCAGAGAGACTACGACCGCAATGTAGTGGCTCTGCGCACAGCCGAGGAGACTCGGATTGCGTCGGACGCGCACCAtgacgaggagctgcagcgcctcagAGAGCACCTTGCTACCGCCACAGCTGCTCTGGCACAAGCACAAGAGCGGTATGAGCGGCAGCCGATGGGGGCCATGAAAGCGTCTGACGACGCCGCGACTGCCATtgcggcagagaagcagcgcgagaTCGATACTCTAAACGAACAGCTCACTTTGTCtagcgcggctgcgcagcgccttcAAGGTGAACTTGACCGTGCAGTAAAAGAGATTGCCCGACTGCgagaagaggcggcgctgaaggcggaggccgccagCACGTTGACGTCAGAGCTTCGCACACAACTGGAGGCTGAAGGGAGGGCAGCCCagcaggaggtgctgcgaCAACAGGAGGCGAACGCACGCCTACGCGCAGACCTGGAAGAGAAGGGGCGGCTTGTGACGAAGCTGCAGCGTGACTGTCTCCGTGCAGCCACGACGGCACGAGCGCAGCTGGACGACCTTCACGGTAAACTTGCGGAAACAAAAGTGACGTACGAGGAGGGCCAGCGCTCGTGGCAGGCGTGGCTAGGAGagctgcgtgcggcgctggaggtggtgatgcAGCAGGGGGCGGTCGAGGTCGCAGCCACATCGGCGTCGTCCACCGGTGCGGGGATGAACGGCGGCGGAACGACCAAATCGCGATGGGCACAGCCCACTATCATAGAGGAACTGCAGTACCCGTGTGTTGCCGACTTAGATGTGCGCGCCATCGAGCCTGTGCCTGGGCTTGAGCTGTGGGAGTTCGACACCGTTGCCGAGgcacagcgaggcggcgaggcggacgTGCTCCTGCGTGTCGGTCACCAGATCGCGCTGGACTTGCACCTCTTCCCCGACCGCACCTCGCTGCACCGGTGGGCGTGCCTGCTGGCAACGGTCCAGGCGAACTACCGCGCCAACCAGTATCACAACAGAGTGCACGCGGCAGACGTGCTCCAGGGCGTTTACGCGATGATATGCAGCTGCCCCGGCCTACTGCCGCACATGACGACCGTGGAGAAGCGCGCCGTCGTGTTTGCGGCCGCCGTACACGACATCCGACACCCCGGCCGCTCCGAGGTGTTCCTCAAAAACACGTTCGACGCAACATACGTGCACTACAACgggctgcaggtgctggagcAAATGCACACGGCGACCGCTTTTCACCTCCTGGCCACGCCGGAGCTGGACTTCACGCGCGGCAACATGGACGACACGGAGGCCCTTGAGTTCCACGGCCTCGTCGCGGCGCTCATCGGCTGCACTTTCATGGGGCGCCACGCGTCTCTGATGGAGCAGTGGTCGCGCCCTCTACAGGACGGCAAGACATACGACATGGCTGTTACCGCGGATCGGCAGCAGGTGCTCTCGCTGTTCTTGCATGCTGCCGATATTGGGGCGCAGGCCCGAGGACTGACGGTGGCGCGGAAGTGGCTGGGCATTGTGGAAGAGATGCGCGCGCAAGgtgacgacgaggcggcgcgagGGCTGCCACTAAGCCCAGGGAGCAGCCGGAGTGCGAGCCTGGAGAGAGGCCAAATCTTCTTCATGGAGATGTTTGTCGTGCCGCTGTTCGACCTCGTGCACCAGATGTTTCCCTCTATCGAGTCGCCGATGCGGAATCTGCGCACGGTGCACGCGCACTActgtgcggcgctgcaggagacgcgTGCGTTCCCGCCGCCTGTGCAGTACaggacggcgacgcagccagCGAGCCACACGACGGAAACGTCCCGCGCGGAGGCCCTGGGTATCCGCGAGGCTGCAGTGAGGAAgcaggagaaggcggtgAAGCAATCGATAAATCAGCTGCGGGAGGCGACGGCCGCTGTGGCGGGTCGGGAGAAGCTgctgagagagagggaggtcGCTCTGATGAGGGCGGAGGCCGCTTTGAAGAGCCCTCGAAATGAGAAGCCGTCAGTCACCACGCCCATCGATGAAGAGGAGCTTCtgcgcgccatcgctgctgtcatggcgcgcgaggcggaggtgcagcggagaGTGGCGGATGTAGAGACTatgacggcggcgttggaggagagagagacgatcGCGTCTCGCCTCTCTGAGCAGCTGGCTGCTATCGCCGAGAAAATAAatcggcgccgccgagtCTTGCGCTATCGCGAGGCGCGCGTCCGAGAATTGGAAGCGGCGTTCCGTGGTGAGCGGGGAGCTGACCTCTCCTCATCCGATTACATCACGGGGCATATGTGTCGTGCCGTGGCTAAGCCACTTTCAACTGCTGCACCGTTGGAGCGCATGTCACCATCTTCTGTGAAGGTGGTAAAGTTGGAGAGTGCACTGGAGAAGCTCACGTCTGCACTGCGGTACATGTGA
- a CDS encoding putative serine/threonine-protein kinase (previous protein_id=AAZ09724.1), giving the protein MPGKAAAAEQRMRDYEVFEHLGSGATSDVYRVVNKTNNRTYVLKKMSLANMSDEEQLRAKQEIIVMDNVDHPNIVKFRESFMDPADNSVDIIMEYCEFGTLEDLIERQRHESRPFPTDVLLEWMAELLCGLSHIHSNRILHRDLKTSNIFVTSKNHLKLGDFGVCTILSNPNAKAESMIGTPLYFAPEVCNSDPHDERSDVWSLGVVFYEMCTLRRPFEADNLFTLVQLILESDIEPFGNGVDSSLEGLVRQMLDRDPSRRPTAQELIDVHLEVPVSHPSHPSQKPSRGRLLQQFSGPELQYTKKWPPPEGTVPVPPKSGKARATGEWIHTGSALDVFVELQRTLHRIPTAAKAKDGAAFTPASQSAPGAALNVSSAVTKPKPEKSAKKSTGAKGTAGTTTASSPLSRTKAIEHAGVQKEDAALGSLLLSFTMRELQLDVQRRRTSMFGEEKSLNSDDIPLVIEVQGESFSEATATKDTVSFLADIAAVIDRHTANGGQITLEALDGAACLLSEYKHLKYA; this is encoded by the coding sequence ATGCCAGGGaaggctgcagcggcggagcagcgcatgcgcgacTATGAGGTCTTCGAGCATCTCGGCTCCGGGGCAACAAGCGACGTGTACCGCGTGGTGAACAAGACGAACAACCGCACCTATGTCCTGAAAAAAATGTCTCTCGCGAACATGAGCGACGAGGAACAGTTGCGGGCCAAGCAGGAGATTATCGTGATGGACAACGTAGACCACCCGAACATCGTCAAGTTCCGGGAGAGCTTCATGGACCCGGCCGACAACTCTGTCGACATCATTATGGAATACTGCGAGTTCGGCACCCTCGAGGATCTCATTGAGCGACAGCGCCACGAGAGTCGCCCCTTTCCAACCGATGTGTTGCTGGAGTGGATGGCGGAGCTGCTATGCGGACTGTCCCACATCCACTCTAACCGAATCCTTCACCGTGACCTCAAGACAAGCAACATTTTCGTAACGTCCAAGAATCACTTGAAGCTTGGTGACTTTGGCGTGTGCACGATCCTGTCGAACCCAAACGCCAAGGCGGAGAGCATGATCGGCACCCCTCTCTACTTCGCCCCGGAGGTGTGCAACAGCGACCCCCACGATGAGAGGAGCGACGTGTGGAGCCTCGGCGTCGTCTTTTACGAGATGTGCACCCTGCGCCGTCCTTTTGAGGCAGACAACCTATTCACACTGGTCCAGCTCATCCTCGAGTCTGACATCGAGCCATTCGGCAACGGCGTGGATAGTTCGCTGGAGGGGCTCGTGCGGCAGATGCTCGACAGGGACCCGAGTCGGCGTCCAACAGCGCAGGAGCTCATTGATGTGCATCTGGAAGTCCCTGTGAGCCACCCATCGCATCCGTCGCAGAAGCCGTCGAGAGGCCGTCTCCTTCAACAGTTCAGCGGCCCAGAGTTGCAGTACACGAAAAAGTGGCCACCCCCAGAGGGGACCGTGCCCGTCCCCCCGAAGAGTGGCAAGGCACGCGCGACAGGCGAATGGATTCACACTGGCAGTGCGCTGGACGTTTttgtggagctgcagcgcacttTGCACCGTATTCCAACCGCTGCCAAAGCCAAGGATGGCGCTGCCTTCACTCCAGCGTCGCAATCTGCCCCAGGCGCCGCACTCAACGTATCCTCTGCAGTTACAAAGCCAAAGCCGGAGAAGTCAGCCAAGAAATCGACGGGCGCTAAGGGTACTGCGGGCACTACCACCGCTTCTAGCCCGCTCTCTCGAACAAAGGCCATAGAGCACGCCGGCGTGCAGAAGGAGGATGCTGCCTTGGGTAGTTTGCTGCTCAGCTTTACAATGCGGGAGCTGCAGCTCGAcgtgcagcgacgccgcacATCCATGTTCGGGGAGGAGAAGTCCCTAAATAGCGACGACATACCTCTCGTGATCGAGGTGCAAGGGGAATCTTTCTCGGAGGCGACCGCAACGAAAGACACTGTTTCGTTTCTCGCTGACATCGCTGCTGTCATTGATCGACACACGGCGAACGGCGGACAGATTACCTTGGAGGCTTTAGACGGGGCTGCTTGCCTCCTTTCCGAATACAAGCACCTCAAGTACGCGTGA